In a genomic window of Akkermansia massiliensis:
- a CDS encoding efflux transporter outer membrane subunit: protein MRPNQYITRAILLGTAITASSCMMGPDFKPVDMPMPTAFRGASAATESIADLPWWKVFKNKDLQDLLTDTYQNNRDLKATMARVEKARQYITITEAPLFPWADYSGSLSKGSNYTSGNVVQTSAVGNTLTPGSIDAGISWELDIWGKTRRMTEAARADYLASEEGQRALMLSLLRQVADSYLQLLQLDEQLAIVQKSVESYSESLRLFDEQLEGQVGDRLQVASAKAALASSQAQIPAIQVQIANLENAVSVLAGRAPGRIRRSGSTRDIAYNVKVPAGIPAYILSRRPDVRQSEYQLRAANAEVGVAIANYFPTISLTAAGGLASADLRHVQGRRGGWGFGTNLTGPLFQAGKLTASEKAAKAEFLAASNDYEQTVLNALAEVSSTLIQRAKLRNITSIQSEAVEAYQTAVKLSFERYRTGLSNYIEVLYAQQNLYPAQIQLSQYYYQHASTLVSLYTALGGGWNMSHKAIMDGPPKR, encoded by the coding sequence ATGCGACCGAACCAATACATCACACGCGCCATCCTGCTGGGCACGGCCATCACGGCTTCCTCCTGCATGATGGGTCCCGACTTCAAGCCGGTGGACATGCCCATGCCCACGGCGTTCAGAGGAGCCTCCGCGGCCACGGAGTCCATTGCGGACCTGCCCTGGTGGAAAGTTTTCAAGAACAAGGATCTCCAGGACCTCCTGACGGATACCTACCAAAACAACCGTGACCTGAAGGCCACCATGGCGCGCGTGGAAAAGGCCCGCCAGTACATCACCATCACGGAAGCCCCGCTCTTCCCGTGGGCGGATTATTCCGGCTCCCTCAGCAAGGGCTCCAACTACACCAGCGGCAACGTGGTCCAAACCTCCGCCGTTGGCAATACCTTGACGCCCGGATCCATTGACGCCGGCATCTCCTGGGAGCTGGACATCTGGGGCAAGACGCGCCGGATGACGGAAGCGGCCCGCGCAGACTACCTCGCTTCCGAAGAAGGCCAGCGCGCGCTCATGCTCTCCCTGCTCCGCCAGGTGGCTGACTCCTACCTCCAGCTCCTCCAGCTGGACGAACAGCTTGCCATTGTGCAGAAATCCGTGGAATCCTATTCCGAAAGCCTCCGCCTGTTCGACGAACAGCTTGAAGGCCAGGTGGGCGACAGGCTCCAGGTAGCCTCCGCCAAGGCCGCCCTGGCTTCCTCCCAGGCACAGATTCCCGCCATCCAGGTGCAGATCGCCAATCTGGAAAACGCGGTCTCCGTCCTGGCCGGACGCGCTCCCGGCCGCATCCGCCGTTCCGGCAGCACCCGTGACATCGCCTACAACGTGAAGGTTCCCGCCGGCATTCCGGCCTACATCCTTTCCAGAAGGCCCGACGTCCGCCAGAGCGAATACCAGTTGCGCGCGGCCAACGCGGAAGTGGGCGTAGCCATTGCCAACTATTTCCCAACCATTTCCCTGACGGCGGCCGGCGGCCTGGCCTCCGCAGACCTGCGCCACGTGCAGGGGCGCCGCGGCGGCTGGGGCTTTGGAACCAACCTGACCGGCCCCCTCTTCCAGGCGGGCAAACTGACGGCTTCCGAAAAGGCTGCCAAGGCCGAATTCCTGGCAGCCAGCAACGACTATGAACAGACGGTGCTGAACGCCCTGGCGGAAGTCTCCAGCACGCTCATCCAGCGGGCCAAGCTGCGCAATATCACCTCCATCCAGTCAGAGGCCGTGGAAGCCTACCAAACAGCGGTGAAGCTCTCCTTTGAGCGCTACCGCACGGGCCTTTCCAACTACATTGAAGTGCTGTACGCCCAGCAGAACCTGTACCCTGCGCAGATTCAGCTTTCCCAGTACTACTATCAGCACGCCAGCACGCTGGTTTCCCTGTACACGGCCCTGGGCGGCGGCTGGAACATGAGCCACAAGGCTATCATGGATGGCCCGCCCAAGCGATAA
- a CDS encoding efflux RND transporter permease subunit, with product MSSFFIKHPTIAIVISIVMILLGGLSLMGLPIEQYPNIVPPTIKMQATYPGANAETVANSVASPIEQSISGVVGMDYMTSTNANNGICSLSIVFEVGTDPNMDQTLAYMRYGQATAQIPAEVSQMGITITQSTGSPLAVINLYSPDDSLNAIFLSNYAYVSLVDPVKRVPGVGDVQVFGAGRYAMRIWLDTTKMAAQNISVGEVQSAIRAQNTVIPGGQIGAEPAPPGTEFTYSIQTKGRLQTAEEFGNIIIRADGNKLLYLKDIAKVELGSQTYNVSSKYNGRDSGAIAVYAAPGSNAINTVDALVKLFEDRARSFPAGMEYNVTLDTTLAVRASIEEIEHTLVEALLLVVLVVFVFLQGWRATLIPAIAVPVSIIATFALFPLLGFTLNTICLMGMVLAIGLVVDDAIVVVEAVESHMERGLTPRQAAFAAMEEVSGPVIAIALVLAAVFLPSLLLPGITGTLFQQFAVTIAISMLISAFNALTLSPALSAILLKPKDPNKGGPLKFFYRIFNRGYDATASGYTKVCHFLTRKLIISIPLLALIAYAILPVAKQIPNGFLPDEDQGYLFSALIMPEARSLQLTTAAADKVSDLIRQNPNVKDVIAISGFSLLTGVQSTNNAFFFVMLKPWEERPNPDQSAKAVTAQLNALLSTKVPEGIPMCFQPPAIAGVGSANGVTFMLEDRDGKGTEYLAEQTDIFVKEASKLPIFDPQKNGGVRSVMSFAVEQKDVRLDEEKCATLGVSISEANSLLQAYMGSLFINYITLYGQQWQVYIQAQGSDRTGTDMLKNFYVKNDSGSSVPLSTLVKITDIKGPEFLLRQNLYNSSKLMVTPAQGYSNSQAMEALEQTFEASMPTDMGYSYADMSYQEQKIQNGIGIVQIFLLSSVFVFLILAALYERWSLPLSIFMTVPIAALGAFLGLYWFGYELNLYAQIGLVMLIGLAAKNAILIVEFAVIEMERGKTLMEATLSAARIRLRPILMTSFAFILGCVPLALASGSGAYSRNIIGIVVIAGMTMATVVGVFLIPCSFYFIMKLFRVRIARKTVETEDPDEIIARKHLFHEAHESLKG from the coding sequence ATGTCCAGCTTCTTCATCAAACACCCGACCATCGCCATCGTCATCTCGATCGTGATGATCCTGCTCGGCGGACTGTCCCTGATGGGGCTCCCCATTGAGCAGTACCCGAACATCGTCCCGCCCACCATCAAGATGCAGGCGACCTATCCGGGCGCCAATGCGGAGACGGTGGCCAACTCCGTGGCCTCCCCCATTGAGCAATCCATTTCCGGCGTCGTGGGGATGGACTACATGACTTCCACCAACGCCAACAACGGCATCTGCTCCCTGAGCATCGTCTTTGAAGTGGGCACGGACCCCAACATGGACCAGACGCTGGCCTACATGCGCTACGGGCAGGCCACCGCCCAGATCCCTGCGGAAGTCTCCCAGATGGGCATCACCATCACCCAGTCCACGGGCAGCCCGCTGGCCGTAATCAACCTGTATTCCCCGGATGACAGCCTGAACGCCATCTTCCTGAGCAACTATGCGTACGTGAGCCTGGTGGACCCCGTGAAGCGCGTTCCCGGCGTGGGCGACGTGCAGGTGTTCGGCGCAGGACGCTACGCCATGCGCATCTGGCTGGACACCACCAAGATGGCCGCCCAGAACATCTCCGTGGGAGAAGTCCAGTCCGCCATCCGGGCGCAGAACACCGTGATTCCCGGCGGCCAGATCGGCGCGGAACCGGCCCCTCCCGGAACGGAATTCACGTACAGCATCCAGACCAAGGGCCGCCTCCAGACTGCGGAGGAATTCGGCAACATCATCATCCGTGCGGACGGGAACAAGCTCCTTTACCTGAAAGACATCGCCAAGGTGGAACTGGGTTCCCAGACCTACAACGTATCCAGTAAATACAACGGCAGGGATTCAGGCGCCATCGCCGTGTATGCCGCCCCCGGCTCCAACGCCATCAATACGGTGGACGCCCTGGTGAAGCTTTTTGAAGACCGCGCCCGCAGCTTCCCCGCCGGGATGGAGTACAACGTGACGCTGGACACCACGCTGGCCGTGCGCGCCTCCATTGAGGAAATCGAGCACACGCTGGTGGAAGCCCTCCTGCTGGTGGTGCTGGTGGTGTTCGTCTTCCTCCAGGGCTGGCGCGCCACGCTGATTCCGGCCATTGCCGTGCCGGTCTCCATCATCGCCACCTTCGCGCTGTTCCCGCTCCTGGGCTTCACCCTGAATACCATCTGTTTGATGGGCATGGTGCTGGCCATCGGCCTGGTGGTGGATGACGCCATCGTGGTGGTGGAAGCCGTTGAATCCCACATGGAACGCGGGCTGACTCCGCGCCAGGCGGCCTTCGCCGCCATGGAGGAAGTGTCCGGCCCCGTCATCGCCATCGCCCTGGTGCTGGCGGCGGTGTTCCTTCCCTCCCTGCTGCTGCCGGGCATTACGGGCACGCTGTTCCAGCAGTTTGCCGTGACCATCGCCATTTCCATGCTGATTTCCGCGTTCAACGCGCTAACGCTGTCCCCGGCCCTCTCCGCCATCCTGCTCAAGCCCAAGGACCCGAACAAGGGCGGCCCGCTGAAATTCTTCTACCGCATTTTCAACCGCGGTTATGACGCTACGGCCAGCGGCTACACCAAGGTGTGCCACTTCCTGACCCGCAAGCTCATCATCTCCATTCCCCTGCTGGCCCTGATCGCGTACGCCATCCTGCCCGTAGCCAAGCAGATTCCCAACGGCTTCCTGCCGGACGAAGACCAGGGTTACCTGTTCTCCGCCCTGATCATGCCGGAAGCCCGCTCCCTCCAGCTGACAACGGCCGCCGCGGACAAGGTTTCAGACCTCATCCGCCAGAACCCGAACGTGAAGGACGTGATCGCCATTTCCGGCTTCAGCCTGCTGACCGGGGTGCAGAGCACGAACAACGCCTTCTTCTTCGTCATGCTGAAGCCCTGGGAGGAACGCCCCAATCCGGACCAGAGCGCCAAGGCGGTCACCGCCCAGCTCAACGCCCTGCTGAGCACCAAGGTTCCGGAAGGCATCCCCATGTGCTTCCAGCCCCCGGCCATTGCAGGGGTGGGCTCCGCCAACGGCGTCACCTTCATGCTGGAAGACCGCGACGGCAAGGGCACGGAATACCTGGCGGAACAAACGGACATCTTTGTCAAGGAAGCAAGCAAGCTCCCGATATTCGACCCGCAGAAGAACGGCGGCGTGCGCAGCGTGATGTCCTTTGCCGTGGAGCAGAAGGACGTGCGGCTGGATGAAGAAAAGTGCGCCACGCTGGGCGTCAGCATCAGTGAGGCCAACAGCCTGCTCCAGGCCTACATGGGCTCCCTGTTCATCAACTACATCACCCTGTACGGCCAGCAATGGCAGGTGTACATCCAGGCGCAGGGCAGCGACCGCACCGGAACGGACATGCTCAAGAACTTCTATGTGAAGAATGACTCGGGCAGTTCCGTCCCCCTCTCCACCCTCGTGAAGATCACGGACATCAAGGGTCCGGAATTCCTGCTGCGCCAGAACCTGTACAACTCCTCCAAGCTCATGGTCACCCCGGCCCAGGGCTACTCCAACTCCCAGGCCATGGAAGCGCTGGAACAGACCTTTGAGGCCAGCATGCCCACGGACATGGGCTACAGCTACGCAGACATGAGCTATCAGGAACAAAAGATCCAGAACGGCATCGGCATCGTGCAGATCTTCCTGCTCTCCTCCGTCTTCGTCTTCCTGATCCTGGCGGCCCTGTATGAACGGTGGTCCCTGCCGCTCAGCATCTTCATGACGGTGCCCATCGCGGCCCTGGGCGCTTTCCTGGGCCTGTACTGGTTCGGGTATGAACTGAACCTGTACGCGCAGATCGGCCTGGTGATGCTCATCGGCCTGGCGGCCAAGAACGCCATCCTGATCGTGGAATTCGCCGTCATTGAAATGGAACGCGGCAAGACGCTGATGGAAGCCACGCTCTCCGCGGCCAGAATCCGTCTGCGCCCCATCCTGATGACCTCCTTCGCCTTCATCCTGGGCTGCGTTCCGCTGGCCCTGGCCTCCGGTTCCGGCGCCTACTCCCGCAACATCATCGGTATTGTGGTGATTGCCGGGATGACGATGGCGACGGTAGTGGGCGTCTTCCTGATCCCGTGCTCCTTCTACTTCATCATGAAGCTTTTCCGTGTCCGCATCGCCCGGAAGACGGTGGAAACGGAGGATCCGGATGAAATCATCGCCCGGAAGCACCTCTTCCATGAAGCCCATGAATCACTGAAAGGGTAA
- a CDS encoding GDSL-type esterase/lipase family protein — MKTRLPLSLLAALLAAFPSAIAAPAGTDLGNVMYVGDSITHGMNSGTYRWALHKIFADNGISYHAEGVNSGGVTAGTSYGGQVFNNEHSSQASARAWEISGRKTGSRFDGSNISNWLGLSDAKANGAAYQGPTFTGTDTPDTFFVMIGTNDLLSDGDNSTLDSRLDSVTRDLLADMDAIVDTMHAANGSANVIVLTIPCWTQHSNGNSDATHQAVETYNASLNSWGQSRQGVTVIDVNRGIIDVASSKPFYGVRSMFNNPAADGLHPNAQGDLLMAGNIAKAMGYAGRSAGQLRRDAGEMAVNFHQGAGAPAWNGVQNLADAGFSVSNIGVNAEGISLGQAGTSSISRTWTEGTALKNGFTFDFNLVLGDGAANGWNLSDQFSVSLGNGSFYGTLNINEAYIKWGDTILYSLDMSANTENLRMAYVTGNEQEGLKGGYYVWLGDMLIGEALSVTSGSGSNGVIIQYDGSGNAILKDLSMDGTGSYAPPTSGLVNEENAFISAGADSGGSSGTPEGNIAWPETGFTHSAANQNCSGVFDARAQADASSGRLGNSVNVTITSGNATHVYASTGNYTGDVWLTIAKEGQASAWYGAHGNSGTLNGNAALRFTDAATGGSTVFGAVNASGVTGNVYLEFSAENASFGTFTSNSASSVVGSYATDIKGNVDIVINSGSFSSQIMGGIYANANNGTTSIGGATHVYVNGGSINGDVMGGGLAGSISGGSNATVTGGVIAGSVYGAGKGGSIREGSAVRVTGGTIKGDVYAGGSGGTVQGNTSVTVAGNSATLHNGKSWSSISGGGSGGAVNGSSIVRIQDLSSGTAAYGFDKYAGTISGGTNVSGGRSLVLDHVTVEHFQASLSDFTHVSAVNQTRTTLDSLGGALTVTIEAGSGLVLNGVSDMTTLILGEHASLTLQGLTADKVIVDITGTSHYTLSLTEIPANLDNIKFLNGGILYDAAMSTDLQANSAMVFAQAPEPGSASLGLAGLAALLWRRRRKIFH, encoded by the coding sequence ATGAAAACCAGGCTCCCTCTCTCCCTCCTGGCCGCCCTGCTGGCGGCTTTCCCCTCCGCCATCGCCGCCCCTGCGGGCACGGACCTGGGCAACGTCATGTACGTAGGCGATTCCATCACCCACGGCATGAACAGCGGCACTTACCGCTGGGCCCTCCATAAAATATTTGCGGACAACGGCATTTCCTACCATGCGGAAGGCGTGAATTCCGGAGGCGTCACCGCGGGAACCTCCTACGGCGGCCAGGTTTTCAACAACGAACATTCCTCCCAGGCAAGCGCAAGGGCCTGGGAAATATCCGGCAGGAAAACCGGAAGCAGGTTTGACGGCTCCAACATCTCCAACTGGCTGGGGCTTTCCGATGCCAAAGCAAACGGAGCAGCCTACCAGGGCCCGACCTTCACGGGAACGGACACGCCGGATACCTTTTTCGTGATGATCGGCACCAACGACCTTCTCTCCGACGGCGACAATTCCACCCTGGACAGCCGTCTTGATTCAGTCACCCGGGATCTTCTGGCAGACATGGACGCCATCGTAGACACCATGCACGCCGCCAACGGCAGCGCGAACGTCATCGTTCTAACCATTCCCTGCTGGACCCAGCATTCCAATGGCAATTCGGACGCCACCCACCAGGCGGTGGAAACCTATAACGCCTCCCTGAATTCCTGGGGGCAGTCCAGGCAGGGCGTCACGGTCATCGACGTCAACAGAGGGATCATCGACGTGGCTTCCTCCAAGCCGTTTTACGGGGTGCGGTCCATGTTCAATAATCCCGCGGCGGACGGACTCCACCCCAACGCCCAGGGAGACCTGCTCATGGCTGGCAACATCGCCAAAGCCATGGGCTATGCGGGCCGCTCTGCCGGACAACTGCGCCGGGACGCCGGGGAAATGGCCGTCAACTTCCACCAGGGCGCAGGAGCGCCCGCATGGAACGGAGTGCAGAACCTGGCGGATGCGGGCTTTTCCGTATCCAACATTGGCGTGAACGCGGAAGGCATCAGCCTGGGACAGGCGGGGACAAGTTCCATTTCCCGGACATGGACGGAGGGAACGGCCCTGAAAAACGGCTTTACCTTTGATTTTAACCTGGTCCTGGGAGACGGGGCGGCAAACGGCTGGAATCTCTCGGACCAGTTCAGCGTCAGCCTGGGGAACGGCTCTTTTTACGGCACGCTCAACATTAACGAGGCCTATATCAAATGGGGGGATACCATCCTGTATTCCCTGGACATGTCCGCCAATACGGAAAACCTGCGCATGGCGTACGTCACGGGCAATGAGCAGGAAGGCCTGAAAGGCGGCTATTACGTCTGGCTGGGGGACATGCTGATCGGGGAAGCGCTTTCCGTCACCTCCGGTTCCGGCAGCAACGGCGTCATCATCCAGTATGACGGCAGCGGAAACGCCATCCTGAAAGACCTGTCCATGGATGGTACAGGATCGTATGCCCCACCCACTTCCGGGCTGGTCAATGAAGAGAACGCCTTTATTTCCGCCGGAGCGGACTCCGGGGGCTCGTCAGGCACTCCGGAGGGCAACATCGCGTGGCCGGAAACTGGCTTCACGCATTCCGCCGCCAACCAGAATTGCTCCGGCGTCTTCGATGCCCGCGCCCAGGCGGACGCCTCCTCCGGGAGGCTGGGAAACTCCGTGAACGTCACCATCACTTCCGGAAACGCCACGCATGTGTATGCCAGCACCGGCAATTATACGGGGGACGTCTGGCTGACCATCGCCAAGGAAGGGCAGGCCTCCGCCTGGTACGGGGCCCATGGAAATTCCGGAACGCTGAACGGGAATGCCGCCCTGCGCTTTACGGACGCCGCCACGGGCGGAAGCACCGTCTTCGGCGCCGTGAACGCCTCCGGCGTGACCGGAAACGTTTATCTGGAATTCTCCGCGGAAAACGCCTCCTTCGGCACCTTCACCAGCAATAGCGCCTCCTCCGTGGTCGGATCCTATGCTACGGATATCAAGGGGAACGTGGACATCGTGATTAACTCCGGCTCTTTTTCCAGCCAAATCATGGGCGGCATTTACGCGAATGCCAACAACGGCACGACCAGCATCGGGGGAGCCACGCACGTTTACGTCAACGGAGGCTCCATTAACGGAGACGTGATGGGGGGAGGCCTGGCAGGCTCCATTTCCGGCGGTTCCAACGCCACCGTCACGGGCGGAGTCATCGCCGGCTCCGTTTACGGCGCAGGCAAGGGAGGCTCCATCCGGGAGGGAAGCGCGGTACGCGTTACAGGGGGCACCATCAAGGGAGATGTGTATGCGGGAGGCTCCGGCGGCACCGTTCAGGGAAATACGTCCGTCACCGTGGCCGGAAACTCCGCCACGCTTCACAACGGGAAGTCCTGGAGCAGTATCTCCGGGGGCGGTTCCGGCGGCGCCGTCAACGGCAGCTCCATCGTGCGCATCCAGGATCTTTCCTCCGGGACGGCGGCCTACGGTTTTGACAAGTATGCCGGAACCATCAGCGGCGGCACGAATGTGAGCGGCGGCAGAAGCCTGGTGCTGGACCATGTGACCGTGGAGCATTTCCAGGCTTCCCTGAGCGATTTCACCCATGTTTCCGCCGTCAACCAGACCCGCACCACGCTGGATTCCCTGGGAGGAGCGCTCACCGTAACCATTGAAGCCGGAAGCGGACTCGTCCTGAACGGAGTTTCAGACATGACCACGCTCATTCTTGGGGAACACGCCTCCCTGACTCTTCAGGGACTTACCGCGGACAAAGTCATCGTGGACATTACGGGCACCAGCCACTACACGCTTTCCCTGACGGAGATTCCCGCCAATCTGGACAACATCAAATTCCTGAACGGCGGCATTCTGTATGATGCGGCCATGTCCACGGACCTCCAGGCCAATTCCGCCATGGTCTTCGCCCAGGCGCCGGAGCCGGGGAGCGCTTCCCTGGGTCTGGCCGGACTGGCCGCCCTGCTGTGGCGCAGGCGCAGAAAAATCTTCCATTAA
- a CDS encoding efflux RND transporter periplasmic adaptor subunit, whose amino-acid sequence MYNKPLTIAATTLLLCSPVMILTSCEGKKDSAGQMPALVPEVQVTKLVTRDVPIRQEWVGTLRGTEDAEIRSQVTGYLLSKDYKDGAYVKKGQVLFQIDPRPFQATLDQAQGRLEQYEATLKKYKLDVERYTPLVKTGSVSRKQLDDALQQVQETEAAIATAKAQVDEAKINLKFTTITAPISGLAGLATPSIGNLLTPSSPNPLTTISAIDPIRVDFSVSEQDFLNSMDSNLAKEKHLKFDVILANGTEFPMQGEPVAIDRNVDAQTGTINIVGHIPNPNLTLRPGMFVRVRATVKTLENATLVPPRAILSAQSAKFIIYLDDKNVPHMQVVNLGPVVDGMQVINIVPMPHSSFTKDSPIVVEGIMQAAKLQGQSPVKPLPYKPVVSQPVMPSVGAQSFEKAKTPEGMKHDEAQPAAK is encoded by the coding sequence ATGTACAACAAGCCTTTGACGATTGCCGCCACAACTCTGCTCCTGTGCTCTCCGGTGATGATTTTAACTTCCTGTGAAGGGAAAAAGGATTCAGCAGGCCAGATGCCGGCGCTCGTTCCCGAAGTGCAGGTGACCAAGCTGGTAACCAGGGACGTTCCCATCAGGCAGGAGTGGGTGGGCACCCTGCGCGGTACGGAAGATGCTGAAATCCGCTCCCAGGTGACGGGATACCTTCTTTCCAAGGATTACAAGGACGGCGCCTATGTGAAGAAAGGCCAAGTGCTTTTCCAGATTGATCCCCGCCCGTTCCAGGCAACGCTGGACCAGGCCCAGGGGCGCCTGGAACAGTATGAAGCCACGCTGAAGAAATACAAGCTGGACGTGGAACGCTACACGCCGCTGGTAAAGACCGGCTCCGTCAGCCGCAAGCAGCTGGATGACGCCCTGCAGCAGGTCCAGGAAACGGAGGCTGCCATCGCCACGGCAAAGGCCCAGGTGGACGAAGCGAAAATCAATCTTAAATTCACCACCATCACGGCCCCCATTTCCGGTCTGGCGGGCCTGGCAACTCCTTCCATCGGCAACCTGCTGACGCCCTCCAGCCCCAATCCGCTGACCACCATTTCCGCCATTGACCCCATCCGCGTGGACTTCTCCGTGAGTGAACAGGACTTCCTGAACTCCATGGACAGCAACCTGGCCAAGGAGAAGCACCTCAAGTTTGACGTCATTCTGGCCAACGGCACGGAATTCCCCATGCAGGGCGAACCCGTAGCCATTGACAGAAACGTGGACGCCCAGACCGGCACGATCAACATCGTGGGCCATATTCCCAATCCGAACCTGACGCTCCGTCCCGGCATGTTCGTCCGCGTCCGCGCCACGGTGAAGACTTTGGAAAACGCCACGCTGGTTCCCCCGCGCGCCATCCTCTCCGCCCAGAGCGCCAAATTCATCATTTATCTGGATGACAAGAACGTTCCCCACATGCAGGTGGTGAACCTCGGGCCCGTGGTGGACGGCATGCAGGTGATCAACATCGTTCCCATGCCGCACTCCTCCTTCACGAAGGACAGCCCCATCGTAGTGGAAGGAATCATGCAGGCGGCCAAGCTCCAGGGACAGTCCCCCGTGAAGCCCCTGCCCTACAAGCCTGTCGTTTCCCAGCCCGTCATGCCTTCCGTAGGAGCGCAGTCCTTTGAAAAGGCCAAGACGCCCGAAGGCATGAAGCACGACGAAGCCCAGCCCGCCGCCAAATAA
- a CDS encoding PEP-CTERM sorting domain-containing protein, giving the protein MKTTYLTLLAAVLGGSLSFAASINGMDSSYSKGYTIYDGNNGDTLNVSSPSVPVHTGSGATPWTMALTISDLGTTSGTDVGLLFTYNTTSNYKNLEGMGYRLTESGDLTLCAGGFNYNGGTAGTSPWKTQTLSGYSAGQALTLFYTYNDGNVTISAMLGDDTSTLTTLASLNGSGVKFGSVTMNQLNFSAKDGSGNTWTPPDGVTGEYTLNNFDLYLGALTEDQMKEYALSAVPEPAAASLGLLGLGILLVRRRRA; this is encoded by the coding sequence ATGAAGACCACATACCTGACCCTCCTGGCCGCCGTTCTGGGAGGTAGTCTATCCTTCGCCGCTTCCATCAATGGAATGGATTCCTCTTATTCAAAGGGTTACACCATTTATGACGGAAACAACGGAGACACCCTGAATGTTTCCTCTCCCTCCGTACCCGTGCATACCGGCTCCGGAGCCACTCCATGGACCATGGCCCTGACCATTTCCGACCTGGGCACCACCTCGGGGACGGATGTAGGCCTGCTGTTTACCTATAATACCACATCCAATTATAAGAACCTGGAGGGGATGGGCTACCGGCTGACGGAGTCGGGAGATCTCACTCTGTGCGCAGGCGGCTTTAACTACAACGGAGGCACGGCAGGCACCTCCCCCTGGAAAACGCAAACGCTTTCCGGCTATTCCGCAGGACAGGCTCTCACCCTGTTTTACACATACAATGACGGGAATGTCACTATTTCCGCCATGCTGGGGGACGATACGTCCACCCTGACCACTCTGGCCTCCCTGAACGGCTCCGGGGTCAAATTCGGCAGCGTCACCATGAACCAGCTCAATTTTTCCGCCAAGGACGGTTCCGGAAACACCTGGACTCCTCCGGACGGCGTCACCGGGGAATATACCCTGAACAATTTTGACCTGTACCTGGGAGCACTGACAGAAGACCAGATGAAGGAATACGCCTTGAGCGCCGTTCCGGAGCCGGCCGCGGCCTCCCTCGGCCTGCTGGGCCTGGGCATCCTGCTGGTACGCCGCCGGAGAGCCTAG